From the genome of Amycolatopsis sp. NBC_01488, one region includes:
- the rfbA gene encoding glucose-1-phosphate thymidylyltransferase RfbA encodes MKGIVLAGGSGTRLHPITQAVSKQLLPVYDKPMVYYPISVLMLAGIREILIISTPADLPMFRKLLGNGDQFGVSFSYAEQPSPNGLAEAFVIGADFIGDDDVALVLGDNIFYGQGFSGRLQQAVRDLDGCVLFGYPVKDPERYGVGEVDAGGKLVSIEEKPAKPRSNKAITGLYFYDNQVVEIAHGLKPSARGELEITDVNLTYVRQDRASLVDLGRGFAWLDTGTHDSLLEAGQFVQVLEHRTGVRIACLEEIALRMGFIDADECYALGEKLAKSGYGDYVKAVAVAAGASA; translated from the coding sequence ATGAAGGGCATCGTGCTGGCCGGAGGCAGCGGGACACGCCTGCACCCGATCACCCAGGCGGTGTCGAAGCAGCTGCTGCCGGTCTACGACAAACCGATGGTCTACTACCCGATCTCGGTGCTGATGCTGGCCGGGATCCGCGAGATCCTGATCATCTCCACCCCCGCCGACCTGCCGATGTTCCGCAAGCTGCTGGGCAACGGCGACCAGTTCGGCGTCTCGTTCTCCTACGCCGAGCAGCCCAGCCCGAACGGCCTGGCCGAGGCCTTCGTCATCGGCGCGGACTTCATCGGCGACGACGACGTGGCGCTCGTGCTCGGCGACAACATCTTCTACGGCCAGGGCTTCTCCGGCCGCCTGCAGCAGGCCGTCCGCGACCTCGACGGCTGCGTCCTGTTCGGCTACCCGGTGAAGGACCCCGAGCGCTACGGCGTCGGCGAGGTCGACGCGGGCGGCAAGCTCGTGTCGATCGAGGAGAAGCCGGCGAAGCCGCGGTCGAACAAGGCGATCACCGGGCTGTACTTCTACGACAACCAGGTCGTCGAGATCGCGCACGGGCTCAAGCCGTCGGCGCGCGGCGAACTCGAGATCACCGACGTCAACCTGACTTACGTGCGCCAGGACCGGGCGTCGCTCGTCGACCTCGGCCGCGGCTTCGCATGGCTCGACACCGGGACGCACGACTCGCTGCTCGAAGCCGGCCAGTTCGTGCAGGTGCTGGAGCACCGCACCGGCGTCCGCATCGCGTGCCTGGAGGAGATCGCGCTGCGGATGGGCTTCATCGACGCCGACGAGTGCTACGCGCTGGGCGAGAAGCTGGCAAAGTCCGGCTACGGCGACTACGTGAAGGCAGTCGCCGTAGCGGCGGGAGCTTCGGCCTAG